The DNA segment TGGACATCGACGCCCACCACGGCGACGGTGTCCAGTGGGCCTTCTACCACGATCCCAGGGTCCTCACCGTCTCGTTGCACGAGAGTGGCCGCTACCTCTTCCCGGGCACGGGCTGGGTGGAGGAGCGGGGCGTGGGCGCGGCGGTGGGCACCGCGGTGAATGTGCCCCTGGAACCTCACACCGACGACGCGTCCTACGTGGAGGTCTTCGACCTGGTGGTGCCGGCGGTCCTGGAAGCCTTCGGACCCGACGTGCTCGTCTCCCTCCACGGCGCCGACGCCCACTACCTGGACCCGCTCACCCACCTCAACCTCACCACCGCCGCGTACGAGCACGCCACGGTGCGGCTCCACCAGCTCGCGCACGAGCTCAGCGGGGGCCGCTGGGTGGCATACGGCGGGGGCGGGTACAGCCCGTGGCACGCGGTGCCGCGCCTGTGGAGCCTGGTGTGGGCCATCCAGGCCCACCGCCCGCTTCCCACCCGCATGCCGCCGGCCTGGCTGGCCCGCTGGCAGGGGGAGGCCCCGGAGCCCCTCTCACCCAGGTTCTTCGACGATCCCGAGAAGGCGCCCCGGGTGCCCAGTGCCGTGGCCGCCCGCGACCGGAACCGGGAGCAGGCCCTCAGGGCCCGGGAGCTG comes from the Limnochorda pilosa genome and includes:
- a CDS encoding acetoin utilization protein AcuC: MTAPARLVFGPELLRYRFSDAHPFHPRRIVLAHDLMIDLGLVAEGEEVAPEPCPPGLLERIHDREYVEAVQQAARRGDLPPGGERFGLGTPDNPVFPGMHEAACAWMGGSLTAARLVRDGVVPHAFSPGGGLHHALRDRASGFCIYNDLVGAITELLDAGLRVAYVDIDAHHGDGVQWAFYHDPRVLTVSLHESGRYLFPGTGWVEERGVGAAVGTAVNVPLEPHTDDASYVEVFDLVVPAVLEAFGPDVLVSLHGADAHYLDPLTHLNLTTAAYEHATVRLHQLAHELSGGRWVAYGGGGYSPWHAVPRLWSLVWAIQAHRPLPTRMPPAWLARWQGEAPEPLSPRFFDDPEKAPRVPSAVAARDRNREQALRARELSLLSQRRQAEAGQG